One genomic segment of Thalassospiraceae bacterium LMO-SO8 includes these proteins:
- a CDS encoding PAS-domain containing protein — protein MPQQRIRTIKAVQRNVLRYSLAGAVLIAALTAVFIMVPMQSQLREASVTHLGQIADSKADAITQIVDRTKNVASLVSSRLRAQSLMRDLATGAIDIRQFQAALAPVFTSVMNSSDEIVGITRVDTKGKIVYAVGPEVPPAAWPSGWEDNTDPITKGLMPLLGSHYLIVSSPIFDQDGRRLGTDIIAFSMGQLLRLFSGHAGLGRTGRAFLVFGPADARSILSMTEAATLVTADAVAPPRTFKEILRTNRSKPGFIHDARHTYAHIATGKGWALILRQDANEIFGELNKNLIFAGFGVLGLIIMGMSGLFLLLNPLTGRIEQMSDAMETQLHLTLDNIPSGLCMFDEDLRIVAYNRVYEEMYGFDEGFLKPGVTRTEAFWHLVNKNALANLEDARETIKAREAQLRQGNSSVEQTLTDGRVIDVRFGNWTGGYIVAVYTDITEFKQAEQILSDRRAELQAVIDAVPALINVKDTQGRYVMSNRYHQEFLGLSEQDVQGKTSEIVGAEHAAAMSKLDREVIETGQPIPFFDFELKKKGNDTRQAICTKAPLKDADGRVVGVITTTIDISERRQAEERLAESEARFRQILDESPIAITIVDRDTGERLFGNPRLAAMLGADNLDDVLQIDIDQSFVDPAKFEEAREIFDREGRLDHFEAERYRLDRKTKWWSLVTWRRINFEGRRARIAWTLDITKRKAAEQQIGLQSAILRVTLDSMPSGLCVFDENMNYVTFNRQFSEVWGLQPDQVQVGTSAWETAYFLAERGDFGDAHRNRSVVERINAVRQGNLSSEVPLADGRVVYARYGEWYNGYLVGVFDDVTAQKTAQMILEETQARLTAITENVPIMLALKGLDGRFLSANSIFAEWHQTTVDNLIGKTVHDLIPKGRADEVAELERKVIESGEIVILEAESVLHRTKEGRPTIYRLMKFPVRDREGTIMGLGTAMTDITEQKEAERELAHQKAILETTLETMDQGITMFDEKLNVITANSKFMELLKFPKDRFPPGTNLSEFFRYNAERGEYGPGDVEQQVRERIELARKFEPHHFERTRPGGMVIDIRGNPLPDRSGFVTTYSDVTQQKRAERALREAKLAAEEANRAKSSFLANMSHEIRTPLNAIVGLTGLALKTDLTEQQADYLTKVDMSSHALLGLIDDILDFSKIEAGKMEIEAVAFNLDDVMENLSTMTTARAGAKPLDIQFHIDPSVPKNLKGDPLRLGQVLINLTANAIKFTEKGKVVVNVLPVPSSTAGTAKKRMLRFEVTDTGIGMSRDQIGKLFQPFTQADISTTRQFGGTGLGLAISHSLVTMMGGEIGVDSTEGKGSTFWFTAEVTVLPADLTEDAAPTHRPKPKDARSDALKRIAGLRVLLVEDNEINQQVAREFLGLAGVTVDIASNGKIAIAMVAETPYDAVLMDVQMPLMDGYQATEIIRADSRYNDLPIIAMTAHAMQSEREKCLAVGMNDHVTKPIDPNRLYAVLATWAARSGSHPAKPASKITAADSPAPTPVSADVLPDTIKGINLTEARAMMRGNDVILRRLLGAFHAKYMDQADKIAALLTDGDLETAVRTTHTLKGVSGNIRAERVYQAAKALDDQLRSGPGEPEVDACLKELSSALDEVRDSLAIALGGGNSAENKSPPPAGE, from the coding sequence AGTCTTCACATCGGTCATGAATTCATCCGACGAGATCGTCGGGATTACCCGCGTCGATACGAAGGGGAAGATCGTCTACGCCGTCGGCCCCGAAGTGCCGCCGGCGGCTTGGCCTTCAGGGTGGGAAGATAACACCGACCCGATCACCAAGGGCTTGATGCCGCTGCTTGGCAGTCACTACCTGATCGTCAGTTCGCCGATCTTCGATCAGGACGGACGGCGTCTCGGCACCGACATTATCGCCTTTTCCATGGGCCAGTTGCTGCGCCTGTTTTCCGGACATGCGGGGCTCGGCCGAACGGGGCGCGCCTTCCTGGTGTTCGGTCCCGCCGATGCCCGCAGCATCCTGTCAATGACCGAGGCCGCGACACTGGTGACGGCGGACGCCGTGGCCCCCCCCAGGACGTTCAAGGAAATCTTACGCACCAACCGCTCGAAACCCGGCTTCATCCATGACGCGCGCCATACCTACGCGCATATCGCCACGGGAAAGGGCTGGGCCCTGATCCTGCGTCAGGACGCCAACGAAATATTCGGCGAGCTGAACAAAAATCTCATCTTTGCTGGGTTTGGCGTCCTCGGCCTCATCATCATGGGCATGAGCGGCCTGTTCCTTTTGCTTAACCCCCTGACCGGCCGCATCGAACAGATGTCTGACGCCATGGAAACGCAATTGCACCTGACGTTGGACAACATTCCCAGCGGGCTTTGCATGTTCGACGAAGACCTTCGGATCGTCGCGTACAACCGCGTCTATGAGGAGATGTACGGTTTTGACGAGGGCTTCCTGAAACCCGGCGTCACGCGGACCGAGGCGTTCTGGCATCTCGTCAACAAGAACGCGCTGGCCAATTTGGAAGACGCCCGGGAAACGATTAAGGCCCGCGAGGCGCAATTGCGCCAAGGGAACAGTTCCGTGGAACAGACCTTGACCGACGGCCGCGTCATCGACGTACGCTTCGGCAATTGGACCGGCGGCTACATCGTCGCCGTTTACACCGACATCACCGAATTCAAGCAGGCGGAACAGATCCTATCCGATCGCCGCGCCGAACTGCAGGCCGTGATCGATGCCGTGCCGGCCTTGATCAACGTGAAGGACACACAGGGCCGCTATGTGATGTCCAACCGCTACCATCAGGAATTCCTGGGCCTCAGCGAACAGGATGTCCAAGGCAAGACATCGGAAATCGTCGGCGCCGAACACGCGGCCGCGATGTCGAAGCTGGACCGCGAGGTCATCGAAACCGGGCAGCCGATCCCGTTCTTCGACTTCGAACTGAAGAAGAAGGGTAATGACACCCGGCAGGCGATCTGCACCAAGGCTCCGCTCAAGGACGCCGACGGGCGTGTCGTCGGCGTCATCACGACGACGATCGACATTTCAGAACGCCGTCAGGCGGAAGAGCGTCTTGCCGAAAGCGAAGCGCGATTCCGCCAGATCCTCGACGAAAGCCCCATCGCCATCACCATCGTCGACCGGGATACGGGCGAACGGCTGTTCGGCAATCCGCGATTGGCCGCGATGCTGGGCGCCGACAACCTGGATGATGTCCTGCAAATCGACATCGACCAGTCCTTCGTCGATCCGGCAAAATTTGAAGAAGCGCGCGAAATATTCGACCGGGAAGGCCGCCTCGACCATTTCGAGGCTGAACGCTATCGCCTGGACCGCAAAACCAAATGGTGGTCTCTGGTGACCTGGCGGCGGATCAATTTCGAGGGGCGCCGCGCGCGGATCGCCTGGACCCTGGACATCACCAAGCGCAAGGCGGCGGAACAGCAGATCGGCCTGCAATCGGCGATCCTGCGCGTGACGTTGGACAGCATGCCGAGCGGGCTCTGCGTGTTCGACGAAAACATGAACTACGTCACCTTCAACCGCCAGTTCTCGGAAGTCTGGGGCCTGCAACCGGATCAGGTGCAAGTCGGCACCAGCGCCTGGGAAACGGCGTACTTCCTGGCCGAGCGCGGTGACTTCGGCGATGCGCATCGCAACCGATCGGTGGTCGAGCGGATCAACGCCGTCCGCCAAGGCAACCTCAGCAGCGAAGTTCCCTTGGCCGACGGGCGCGTCGTCTACGCCCGTTACGGCGAATGGTACAACGGCTATCTGGTCGGCGTGTTCGACGACGTGACGGCGCAAAAGACCGCACAGATGATTCTCGAGGAAACACAGGCGCGCCTGACCGCAATCACCGAGAACGTTCCCATCATGCTGGCGCTCAAGGGACTGGACGGCCGCTTCCTCAGCGCCAATTCGATCTTCGCCGAATGGCATCAAACGACCGTCGACAATCTGATCGGCAAGACCGTCCACGATCTCATCCCCAAGGGCCGCGCGGACGAGGTCGCCGAGCTTGAGCGCAAGGTGATCGAAAGCGGAGAAATCGTCATTCTTGAGGCCGAGTCCGTCCTGCACAGAACGAAGGAAGGCCGGCCCACCATTTACCGCCTGATGAAATTCCCCGTGCGTGACCGCGAGGGCACCATCATGGGGCTCGGCACGGCCATGACCGACATCACCGAGCAGAAAGAGGCCGAGCGCGAACTTGCCCACCAGAAGGCGATCCTGGAAACCACCCTGGAAACCATGGATCAAGGCATCACCATGTTCGACGAAAAACTGAATGTCATCACCGCCAATTCGAAGTTCATGGAGCTTCTGAAATTCCCGAAGGACCGCTTTCCGCCGGGCACGAACCTCAGCGAGTTTTTCCGCTACAACGCCGAGCGCGGTGAATACGGCCCCGGCGACGTCGAGCAGCAGGTTCGGGAACGCATCGAGCTGGCGCGCAAGTTCGAGCCCCATCATTTCGAACGCACCCGCCCGGGCGGCATGGTCATCGACATTCGCGGCAACCCTCTGCCGGATCGAAGCGGCTTCGTGACGACCTATTCGGACGTCACCCAACAAAAACGCGCCGAACGGGCCCTGCGCGAGGCGAAACTGGCGGCAGAAGAAGCCAACAGGGCGAAAAGCTCGTTTCTCGCCAACATGAGCCATGAAATCCGCACGCCGCTGAACGCCATCGTCGGTTTGACGGGTCTGGCCCTGAAGACCGACTTGACCGAGCAGCAGGCGGATTACCTGACCAAGGTCGACATGTCGTCCCATGCGCTTCTCGGCCTGATCGACGACATCCTCGACTTCTCCAAGATCGAAGCCGGCAAGATGGAGATCGAGGCCGTGGCGTTCAATCTGGACGACGTCATGGAAAACCTGTCCACCATGACGACGGCGCGGGCCGGCGCCAAGCCGCTCGACATTCAGTTCCACATTGACCCCAGCGTGCCGAAAAACCTGAAGGGAGATCCGCTACGGCTGGGTCAGGTGCTGATCAACCTGACGGCGAATGCCATCAAGTTCACCGAAAAGGGCAAGGTCGTCGTGAATGTTCTGCCGGTGCCTTCATCCACCGCCGGCACGGCGAAAAAGCGGATGCTGCGGTTCGAGGTCACGGACACGGGCATCGGCATGTCGCGCGATCAGATCGGCAAACTGTTCCAGCCGTTCACCCAGGCCGACATCTCGACCACCCGCCAGTTCGGCGGCACTGGTCTGGGGCTCGCGATCAGCCACAGTCTTGTCACGATGATGGGTGGCGAGATCGGCGTCGACAGCACCGAGGGCAAAGGCAGCACCTTCTGGTTCACCGCCGAGGTGACGGTCCTGCCCGCCGATCTGACGGAAGACGCCGCGCCGACGCACCGGCCGAAGCCGAAGGACGCGCGGTCGGATGCGCTCAAGCGCATTGCCGGGTTGCGCGTCCTGCTGGTTGAAGACAACGAAATCAATCAGCAGGTCGCGCGGGAATTCCTGGGCCTTGCCGGCGTGACGGTCGACATCGCAAGCAACGGCAAGATTGCCATCGCCATGGTTGCCGAAACCCCTTACGACGCCGTCCTGATGGACGTGCAGATGCCCCTGATGGACGGATACCAGGCGACGGAAATCATCCGTGCCGATTCTCGGTACAACGACCTTCCGATCATCGCCATGACCGCCCATGCCATGCAGTCCGAACGGGAAAAATGCCTTGCCGTGGGCATGAATGATCACGTGACCAAACCCATCGACCCGAATCGCCTGTATGCGGTGCTGGCGACCTGGGCCGCCCGGTCGGGTTCGCATCCGGCAAAGCCGGCCAGCAAGATCACGGCGGCGGATTCGCCCGCGCCCACGCCTGTGTCGGCCGACGTCCTGCCCGACACGATCAAGGGAATCAACCTGACCGAGGCCCGCGCCATGATGCGGGGAAACGACGTGATCCTGCGCCGCCTGTTGGGCGCCTTTCATGCGAAGTACATGGACCAGGCGGACAAGATCGCCGCCCTGTTGACCGACGGCGACCTGGAAACGGCGGTCCGCACGACCCATACTCTGAAAGGAGTCAGCGGCAATATTCGCGCCGAACGCGTGTATCAGGCGGCCAAGGCGCTTGACGACCAGTTGCGCAGCGGACCCGGCGAACCGGAAGTCGATGCCTGCCTGAAGGAATTGAGTAGCGCCCTTGATGAGGTTCGTGATTCTCTGGCAATAGCGTTGGGTGGCGGCAACTCTGCGGAGAATAAATCACCGCCGCCGGCAGGAGAATAA